Part of the Nicotiana sylvestris chromosome 5, ASM39365v2, whole genome shotgun sequence genome is shown below.
ATCATTCCATTTAAACTGTTCAAATTACAACATTTTACAAAGGGGTTCGAGAACGCCCTCACAAAAATAGCAAAGCAAAACAAAAACTAAGTACAACAGTTTCACGCCACATTATCCCCATTGGCGTATTCATCATCGTACCAAGTATCAGAGGCAAGCCTATCCGTGGTGTCATCATCCTCATCTTCGCCAGGCGTACCAGGGTCGTAACCATAAGCTTCACGGGCTGCACGTGCCTTGATACAAATGCCCTCAAGCTCCGCTTCAGAAACCTTACCGGCAGCTTTCAAAGATTTATTCACGTCAAATTGAGCCTCATCACGAACTCACATCTCATACAACTCCCACGGCACACCGGGATTGGCAGAAGTATGAGATATGGACGGTTGTGACTGCCGTCGCGCCTCCTCGGCCTCAAGGCAACGACCTGCTCATTTAACCCAGACAACTCTGCCTCCAAACACTAGATCCGTTCCTCTAACCTCACCACCTTAAGCGCCTCCTCCTCAGTAGCCCGCTCGGACCTACAAATGCGGGGGCATCTTCCAGGGCCGTCGCCTCAGCCATAGCGGCCATTTTGCCTTTCTCAGAATGGCCCAAATCCTCTACCTTAGCACTTAGTTCACCCCGTAGATCGATTGCCCTTGCCTCCCCCTGCCCGAGTTTAGCCGTTAAGGATGTCAACTGCATTTAAAGGTCACCGTTCTCAGCCATCACCCCCTTGCTCACCTCGAGCTCGTCTTCTTTGGCCTTTAGAGCTGCACAAGCTCTCTGCACCTACTGATGGCCCTCATAAGTTCATCATCTCTCTCCCTTATATCTTCACCTTTCTTCGTGAGCTCATCATCTTTATGTTTAATCCCATCACGGAGCGACTGAAAATTGCCATCGTGGCTAAGGAAATCGACCAACATTCGGTTCTTAGTACGGTACTCCTTGTACTTGGAGGTTATCTTCTTGAAAATGGTCGTCCTGCGCTCCTCCTGCCGGTCACTCTCGATCCCCATGATAAGAGTCTGACAAGCAAAAGAGAGGACTCAGTGTGGGCGAATTACGCATACACAACAAATCCTAACACAAAAAATGTAAGCACTTACTTGCAAAGGCATGATGGATATACCCGACCATAGGTCGACATCATTCATTGCCTGTAGCACCGTGTTCTCAGAAGCCGCACAAAGGGGAGCAAAGGCAGGTACCGCCCATTCCGAGTTAGCCAAAAGGTCGTAGTCTACAGGAATGACTATGTTCCGGTTAGGACCCTCCGTCCTTATCTCCACACGGGTGTCCCTCTCCAAGAAGGCTCGTACCTCCTCGGGGTCGATATCCAAGCCTGAGTCGTCATCTCTCACGGGGACAGCCTACTCCCCTCGGCTGTCGATGATGCGCCACTTTCTGCGATCGGTGTAAGCTCTTTGTTACCATGAACCCCCTCAACCTCAGAGGGCCTCCTCTTCATAACGGCACCTGCCGTGGAAACGGTCTCTACGTCTGGTATAAGCACAGATTCTGCCTCCAAAGCGATGAATTTTTCCGGTTCGGCGTCAACAACAACTACCTTCCCGGTTTCCACCCTTCGCCTTTTCCTCAACGGTGACTCCTCATTGTCAGACGGCTCATCTACAAGATGATAGATGGGCTGGGAAGATATCCCATCCTGCACGACAATGGTTTGAGGGGCGGAGTCCCTCATCGGCGGAACTTGAGTCCGACTTCCTCGAGCGGACTCAGCTAGGGCAAATTGCATTCCAGCAGACGCAACAACTTGGCGAAATGCAGGCACCAGAGCCTTCTTCTTGGAAACTCGCTGACCTAGCACCAAAGGGAGGTCTCATCAAAGAGCAATGGTAAACAATAATAAACTGAAGAAATGACACTCACTGGACGGGATCTTGGGTCCAAAACGCTTGTGGAAGGACCCCCAATCACGAATTCCCCAATGTGGGGCAACACGCGAGCCACCCAATCTTCAATATCGAAGACCGGAGAAGGTGCACGCCTCTCAACTGAAAAACAAAGAAGTCGCGAGTGAGCCGAAAATGAGAGGATGAAATAAAAATAACGAGCATACGGTAAGATACTTACAATTATAGTTCCATTGCTCGAGAAACCCAGTCGGGTCTGCCACCAGGTGCTCGGTCTTGATGAAGAAGTACTTCTGCCAATATAGCCTCTTCGTCTTGTCGTCCATCCCGTCCACCAGTCCTCTAGTCCCACGATGTTGTAAGAGTATCAAAGTACCTCTATAAAAGCTAGGCGAAAATAGATACAACAGGTGGTGAAAGTTGACCTCACAGCCAACCAACTCTGCATACTTCGCCAACATCAGGAAAACCTTATACAAATAAGGGGAGAGTTACGCTGGGAAGATATTGTAAAATTGGCAAAACTCCTCCCTCAACGGGAGGAGAGGAAGAGAATAACCAATTAAGAATGAATAGACGTAGAAATCACAATATCCGGGTCGATGAACCTCTACAATGTCGCTTCCAATCGGAACATAAATAAGTTTAGATACAAAacttgtactaaataaagaattattatttcaacttaaaattagtGTATAAGATTTTCaacgaaattttaattgattcttgctcaaaaaaggatacctaccataactgaattatacacaaatttaattaaagatacctatagaAAATCTTGTACTACTACTTCGGCCGCGGACGAGAACAATACCAAGGCCCTCCAAAGCCACCCTCCTCCACCCGCATCATCCAAATGATCATCAGCGGAGACGATGAAGCAGCAATCAACCACGTGAAGtttaccaccacacacaaacTGAAGCGGTCGATTACCCACGAACTGTATGATGATctcgaagacagtatcatcttcgataattCAGATACACACGGTTTGACTTTTCCTCACTTCGACGCTCTCGTCATTACTTTACATATTTCGGAtactgatgtaaaaagaataagTTGGCTCATCCTCGGTCGCTCATTAGCTCCCTCAGGTGCCCTTGGTTTAGCATGTTCACTACCTCTTGCCGTAGGGCTATGCAATCCTCGGTTTTGTGACCTCGCTCCTGGTGAAATTCATAGAGGACATTCGACTTTCGGGTACTTGGGTCGGACTTCATTTTTTGCGGCCACTTCACCTTTGTGCAGAGCTtctctagtgcgtacactatttctgaaggggaaacacaaaaattgtgagcagataaaagtggaggcatacctctttcatttcgtTGAGTCCCTGTATGTGGCCTGGACGACCCTTACGCATGTCGAGGAGATGGAGGGATGACTGTTCTGACATAGGGTTGATGCATGTCTCGGTTGAGGCGGGGACCTGACTGATCTCTTCGACTGTCATTACGGCGATCTTTCCTCGACTCCATTTGGACCGATGTTAGCCATTGGGTGGGATCGTTAAGGTTGTCCTCGTATGCTCTCACCTCGGCGCAGTGGGCATTGTGAATTTCTTCCCATGTggtgggagggtatttcatgagcctgcTTAATAACTTTCTAGTCGCTCTCGACCCATTCCTGCTCAACCCATTTTGGAAAGATACCACCGCCATACCTTCTGATACATTTGGTAATCTCATTCTTACTCTATTAAATCGGGCGAGAAAGTCCCTAAGTCCTTCGCCAGGCGATTGCCTAACGGCGAGTATATCATTCACTTTGGCCTCCGCCTTCTTAGCCCCAGCGTGGGTGGTGATGAACTTGTCGGCCATTTCTTCGAACGTTGTTATTGATCGTGTCGGTAATTGTTAATACCAGGTTAAGGATCCCCCCGTTAGGGTCTTGCCGAACTTCTTCAATAATACTAATGGTATCTGTTCCTTCGAAAGGTCGTTTCCTTTTACCGCTGTGATGTAATGAATGATGTGATCTTCAGGGTTTGTGGTGCCGTCGTATATCTTCAAATACgatggcattttgaaggtcttgggTATGGCATGTAGGGTTGCCTTCTCGCTGTATGGTTGTTCGACAAATCGGCCTACATTCCATTTTGGTAATAGTTTGGGGCGCGCGGTATTTTATCGACCCTTTCTTGATGTTCCTTTATCTGGTCGCAAAGTGTTTTGTTCTTGTTttctatttcttccattttctttagaatGGCTGCAAATGCGTCATTACCTGCATCAACAGTGGTGTAAGTGTTACCTGTTGTGGGAGCGGGTTGTTCGCCGGTGGTCGCTGTGGTATCTACTTGGGCGATGTTTCTATTCGCCCTTTGAACGGGTTTGTCGAGTATGTTATTCAAAGTAATTGTCATCCACTCCTCTAGTAACTTTTTTACTGCTGGTGGTGCTTCCTCGGTAGTGGACGTGGAAGCTCCCCTTTCGCGTGAAGCGATTATACTTCCATGAGGGGGAGGTGAATCACTTCACCTGGGTGTAGCACTTGGCATCACATTCTCGTCGTCTTCTCTGTCATCCTCGTTGATGGTGTTTAATATGTTGGTAGTGACACCTACTATTGCTTTCTGTCTTTCATCTCCTTTTCATGCTATTGTTAGTTCGTGCAAACAAGGAAAAAATTACTGTCCTTTTTAAtgatctagaagaaactaaaattttaactaaaaACTCTCCACAGACGGCGCCTAATTGTTCGACCAAAAAGTATTgagctttttgttaaactaattaatgataaAGCAGAGGATGATTattagttaaatataataaattctagatcTAATTTTGAAGGATATCAACAACACATATAACGTTTAAGGGTAGTGGATATAGATATGAGCCCAATGATTGCCAATGAATGTTATAATAATAAGAACATGCAAAAAATGTAGACAATGCCAATAAATGTAATAAGAGGGAATTTATCACCCAAATATTATGTTACTTGGATGATTCTTCCACCTGACAGCAACGTGGAAGGATGGGAAGTGAAGATGGATAGGAAATCCTCGGATCTAGCAAACAGAGAATGAATAATATATGTTTAGCCAAGTAGTCAGTGAACAAGACAATATTTATATATTCCTCTTTGTCAACTCTTTACAAAGTATGCTTATCAAGAAAAGTGAAGATGCCTTTTTGTTctctatctcttcctatttataagaaATATTCTCAAGAAAACTTAAATAGTACAATATAAGGAATATCCAAACGAATATTCCTTGTGTCAAATCCTAAGCTTATCCTACCGTTACTTCTTTATTCCAGTTGCTCACCCTCGGCAAAATCCTTATGAGGACGACCCCTCGTTGTAATGCCGTGGTCGACCCCGTCCTCGACCTAATTTATCTACAATTATCAAATCGCCAAATTTAGACCAATAcacaaacgaccccttagtgttTTTTTAAAAGGTAAAGAATAAAAGGAAACTACGGGTGTAAGCGTAAGATTTCTTTAATGTATAAGGTGCAAGTATTTGATTTTGAAATATAAGAGGTATATCCGAAACTGAGTCATATAACAATGATATTTAGTGTAATTAACACTTAGATATTTCCTGGTAGTTCAGATGGTCTTTGTTTTTACAGAACCGATGGACATCAATTGCGGTTTAATTAACCAATCTTTAACTCCACTTCAATGGTTTCTAGATATTTTTACCTAACTCAACGACAAGTCAATAGAAACAAAAGCTGCATTACGCTACGTGTGCTACTATGTCATCTACCTCTATCAATTATTTGGAGGTTTTGTTGACAGACAATTAAGGGAGTATTTAATGATTATTCATTAACCTTCAAAATCCCGATTTGTTTGATATGTCGGTTTTGTTTCCATTTATTTAAGATTAACCTTGATAATAGAGGATGCCATTGCCAACATtacacatatttatttatttgtttgtttttggttcTCCAAAATCATGAAAACGAGTTTAACCTCTATATGTTGATTGTTATATTATTGgggtatttaaaaaaaattactactGTATATAATTAATAACTTCAAATAATACAAGTGGTAACTTACTACTACCACATAGTGGCTAAAATCTTGAATCTGGTGTGAAGGGAGAGTACAACCCTAGGAAAAACCAACCAAAGTTTGACATAAAATGGCAAAAAAccacccaaatcccaaaaggctTAAAATGACAGTCGTAGGAAAAAGGAAAAACCTTAGGCCTATTTGGACTATCCGACCAAAACGCGTTTTTCTTGTAAGTCTTGTCTGAATTACTACAACTATTTACTGTTACATCAGCATATAGCAACTTCTCTCATATTGATGCTTAAGCTGCATGTAAGTATAGTATGTCAAATGTTAATGCTACAATTTTCCTTAAATAAATGAAAAACCCAATACGAGTTTAAAGACCAATTCTTACTTTCTTGAGCTTAAGTTTTCACTATTTATTCTTCTAATCAAGATCTCATTTTTTTTCTCCTTCTCAGTTCTTTGACCTTCCCATGTCATAGCACAAATTCTCTTTCTAGTAATTTATCTTGTTCTTTGTGATTCATGAAGTTTTATTATCAATTTACTATGTTTGTGGTTTTGATTACTTGGAAACTTTGATTAATCTTTTGGTTAATTtattctattttgtatatatcAAGGTTAGTTGCAGGGACTTGGATATTGTTTTTCAGCTCTGTTTGAATCTTGATTTGGTGAGCATAGAATTAGTGCTGGATTTCAATTCTTGTTGACTTGTTTGTAGTTAATGAGGGGAAGTTTGACTTTTTTCTTGGTATTGGATTGTTTGGTTGAAGTATCAAGATCTTGTTGATTTCTTGGGACATTATAGAGCTCTATGAAAAGAAAGATCTTAGTGTAGGAAGGAACTACAACAAggggtagtgtgtacgcacacCTTACGAGTTTAGGAAGGAACTATAGGAACAAATGGGGAACACTTGTGTAGGACCAAGCATTTCTAAAAATGGGATCTTTCAATCAGTTTCAGCAGCAATGTGGCGATCCCGGTCGCCCGATGACACTGCTTCCACCACTAATGGTGAAAGTGCTAGAATTGAAACACCAATTTCTGTTAAAGAACCTGATTCACCTTTGCCAGTTCAAGAGCCACCAGAACAAATGACAATGCCTAagtcagaaaagaaagaagaagaaaaagaacaaccaAAAAAGCCCAAAAAGCCTGCTGAAATGAAGAGGGTGTCAAGTGCTGGCCTTAGGACAGATTCTGTGTtacaaaagaaaactggaaacTTAAAGGAGTTTTTCAGTATAGGAAAGAAATTAGGACAAGGTCAATTTGGAACTACATTTAAATGTGTCGAAAAGGCAACAGGGAAGGAATATGCTTGCAAATCGATTGCTAAGAGGAAGTTGTTAACAGATGATGATGTGGAAGATGTTAGAAGGGAAGTACAGATAATGCACCATTTGGCAGGACATCCTCATGTTATATCGATAAAAGGTGCTTATGAGGATGCTGTAGCTGTTCATGTAGTTATGGAGTTTTGTGCTGGGGGTGAGCTTTTCGATAGGATTATTCAACGGGGGCACTATACAGAAAGAAAAGCAGCTGAGCTTACTAGGACTATTGTTGGAGTTGTAGAAGCTTGTCATTCTCTTGGTGTCATGCATCGTGATCTTAAGCCTGAAAATTTTCTCTTTGTTGATCAGAAGGAGGATTCACTTCTCAAAGCAATTGACTTTGGGTTATCGATATTCTTCAAACCAGGTTGTTTGTATGATATGTACTTTCCTTCTTTGAAACTGATTTGATATGTACTTTCTCAGTTAAGGGGTACAAAATAGGCTCGGAATGTAGTAGAAAGAATATGTTCTTTATGATTTTGCTCAGTATAGCTAAAACAGGAAATAAGATGTGTTTCTTTTTGTGAAGTCCAAAAAGTATCTCCAACCCTTTTCCTTCATTGGAGACATTGAAGGGATAGATtgaaattgtctttctctttaaAGTGACTCTTTTTATTAGTTGAAATTTCCACACTGAACAATTTGAAAATATCAAGTGCTTTTGTTGCGGCGTGTTCAACATGTTGTTTCACTAAAGCTGTCTCAGAATAATATTGGAATTTTAACCAGGCTTATCATACTAGCAGTCTGTTATATTGACTTATATGCATAAACTATCCTTTGATTCACTGTGGTTCGGATTGTATGAACTCTTCAACGTCTTAAAAACTTATTATACAGCCATCTGATTCATTTTAACATTTTTTCTCCTTTATTCTATTTTGGCCGTATTTGTTCTTTCCAAACTGCTTATTAGTcgatattttttttctcttttccaggCGACAGATTTACTGATGTTGTTGGCAGTCCATATTATGTTGCACCAGAAGTTCTCCGAAAACGTTATGGTCCTGAAGCTGATGTTTGGAGTGCTGGTGTAATTATCTACATCTTATTAAGTGGAGTACCTCCTTTCTGGGCTGGTAAGGATTCCCAAGTCACCAAAATTGGCATTTCTTGGAAACTTTTCACTTTATTTTGTAGCTCTCTTATCTGGTTCTCTGAAGTTCTTAGTTTTCTGCTTCAATTTCATTTTCAATAAACCTAGGATGTGCATTTGTTATCCCACTGACTCATTTTAGTACATGGACATTCCAACACCTCTATCAGCTATCTCTTTCACTTGTCCACTACTACCTCTCACTCTAACCCAAGTTATTAGAGAGTGGCAGGAATTGCTGTTCATTCTTTCTGTCGTGATTTGTGTCAAATTCCTGTTGCGCCCCTCGAGAGAAGATTTGGAAATGATTGAGGTTCCCCTTTGTGAGCCTATTCCTCCCGTGCAAGAAGGGCAGTGGTTTTATTTTCACTCACGGATGACTAAATCAGTTTAAATCCAATTAGCATATTCTTTCTTCAGTATTTAATTCATGTGATTATTCTTTGGATTTTTAAATAGGCAAAGTTATTAGTTTGTTTAAGATCTCCCTGCGAACTATTTTGGATTTGGGTTCTGATTGTGTTCTGGTACTTAAAATTACTTAAACAATGTCAAGATTCAAAAAGTGCAAGAATGAATAAAAGAAATGATCCAGAGAGTTTCAGTTTGTTGAAATAAAAGTGCAAGTACGTAGGAACATTGGAAATTTTTACCAGGCTAAGATTGACCGTGTGATGGCCAATGGAGGTTGAAGTGTTCTGTTGGTTTATCCATTGGTAGAGAAGTGGACGGTAATAGAAATTAGAAAGATGACTGATGTAACGGTTGGTTAAGACAAGAACAGATGAAAGGGacctcctttttttttctttacttgaATTTTGGCGTAAGGAGAAATACCGGGTTGTATAGATAGTTGGTCAAACTTGGTAGATAACTATGGACGATTCCGGCTGAGTCATTACACAACCTGTGCATATTCTTTGAGACTGACTTGGTTTTTGTTAATGacatctgtgtgtgtgtgtatgttgtCTAGATAGCTGTATATTCAAAGCAAGCCTGTAAACAATTGAACGTATATGCATGGAAGGGAACATTGGAAAGATTTGCTGGAATCAAATACTGCCCTTCAACCACGTATCATCTTTTTTTAATCGTTTTCCTGAACTCATTTTTTTTTATCATACAGAAAATGAGCAAGGAATATTTGAACAAGTCCTGCACGGTGATCTTGACTTCACGTCAGACCCATGGCCAAGTATTTCAGAAGATGCAAAAGACTTGATGAGGAGAATGCTCGTTCGAGATCCGAGAAGACGTTTAACTGCACATGAAGTTTTATGTAAGTAGTTTAACAGCTTgtcttttttctgatttttggattttaacatgtaaaaaaCAACTGAGCTAATGTGGGTGAATTCAATAATATTTGGTACTTCAAAATGATTATCAATCTCTAGATTTGTTACAAGAGCTGCTGGCTTAaagcttctctctctctctctctctctctctctctctctctctctctctctctctctctctcttcttgcCGTGCCTCTCCAAACATAGTATTCTCACTAAGATAGTTTGTTCTGTACTCATTATTCTCTATCAAGCACAATTATGCTACAGATCATTGCCATAAATTAGTCTCCTCAATTTCTTGGGCTTAAGTTTTTGAGGGCCCGGATGATTGACAATGCATGAAATAAAATATAGTTAATCAGATTATCAGCTAATAACAAACTCGCTGCAAGATTGTCAGATCACTATGGTATGCAATGCAAGTACAAtggttttctttcttttggttcttCTTGTTCTGATGTTGCGAGCAGTTAGTGGAtggcttttcttctttttgtcttatgAAAAGACAATTAAGTTTTTTAAATTGACTTTATTAAGTAGAATCTATACATATTCCTTAAAATTTTTGTTTCTTCTACATGGTATAATCTCTTATGCTTATCATCTTGTGTAATTATCTGTCTTTAGATCATGTACCTGTAAAAAGTGCGCTCTTGCCTattaattttattcttttcttttaaaatcctGTCAATGAACTCAACCCTTCCATTCCGAACCTTTTTCTTTAAATGAGAAATTTGACTAGTCATTGAGGGTGATATTGAAACTTTTGTAGGCCATCCTTGGGTACAAGTTGATGGTGTGGCTCCCGATAAGCCTCTGGATTCTGCAGTTCTGAGTAGAATGAAGCAATTTTCTGCAATGAACAAGCTCAAGAAAATGGCTTTGAGAGTGAGTCTATCAATTTGCAAATACCAATGATGTTGACTCTAATTTATGAACATATTGGAGATAAAATATATTGGTTGAAACTAGTCTGCTAAATATTATACGTTATACGTGTTACAGGTCATTGCTGAAAGCCTATCCGAAGAAGAAATTGCTGGTCTTAAAGAAATGTTCAAGATGATAGACACAGACAATAGCGGTCAAATAACTTTTGAGGAGCTCAAAGATGGGTTAAAACGATTTGGCTCTAATCTGAAGGAGTCCGAGATCTATGATCTTATGCAGGCAGTAAGTCTCTTATTAGTCCTTTATCCAGATTTTCTTGTTCAAAAATCTATATTATAATTCTAGCAGTAAATCCGATATCTATGATCCACTGAGATAGCAGAATGTAGACAATTGTTTCACCTTTTTTCACgagttttttttgtttgttgaAAGTACTGAAATTGTTTATCTGAAGATATGTAACTTACTGAAAAATAATCTTTTTGCTTGACGCTACCATTGTATTAATCCAATTATAGCATGTTCTTTATGCAATCAAAGTTTCTGTAAGTGGGTGCACTTGTGATCTACTCATTGTTCTGTGGAGGGAAAGAACTAAGAAAAAAATTCATTAACTTTACCCTTTTCATTGTTGTGATACTCTATATTTCAAAATCTGTCGTCGGTTTATAATCAAAGGTTTAGATTGGTTTAGCTTTGTGACATTCTCAAATCTCTTATTCAGCCAACACAAAGATGATGGCATACTTGAGTAACTATTTTAATTGTCTGAATTTGCAGGCTGACGTTGATAACAGTGGAACAATTGATTATGGTGAATTTATAGCTGCAACATTACATATGAACAAAATTGAAAGACAAGATCATCTTTTTGCTGCTTTCTGTTACTTCGATAAAGATGGAAGTGGCTACATCACTGCGGATGAGCTTCAACAAGCTTGTGAAGAATTTGGCATTGGGGATGTCCGCATGGAAGAAATGATCAGAGAAGCTGACCAAGACAATGTAAGTTCCATTTCTCACCACTTGATATTAATtcctactccctccgtttcaatttgtgtgaacctatttcttttttagtCCGTGAACAAAAGGAATGGTCTCTTTCCCTACTTGAATCAATTTACCTTTATGAAATGATTTATATCTACACAAAATATAtatgcctcattttacaccacaagttcaaaagtcttctcttctttcttaaacttcgtgcccagtcaaatagattcacataaattgaaacggagtaTTTTAAAGGGGTGTCGGGGAAGGTTTTGATCAGAGAGAAAACATAAGCTGTCATAGTGAAGTCAATGGCCAAGTGGCTGAGGCATGGGAGTAACAACTTGAGATCTTGAGTTCGAAGCCCAGCTACAATACTTTTGTGTGAGTCCATCTTTTCTAGTCTTGGAGGGTAGGATTATCTTCATTAACTTTGCTTGTGGGCCGGACAGGGTGTCTGGTTTACTAGTCAAGTTACGTGCAATCTGGCCCAAACACCACCGATATTAAAAAGATGGTTTAGACCGATATTAAAAAGATGGTTTAGGACTTGGAACTGATTAAAACCACTTTTCTTATCACCAAAATTATCGGGTTCTTGCTGCAATTTAATTTACCAACAAGGAACTTTTGACAGGATTAAAAAGATTTACTTCTTTTTTGCAGAATTTCAAGCAAGTTATTGGTTCCAAAAAGACTAGAGCTTTGTTGCCTTTCTCCTCTTTATATATTCCATTATATTCATACTGGTTTCTTAGCATTCACATCATTAAACCTACTCAGAAGATGTCTAAATCCTAGTAGTAGTCAACATTTTTCAAAGAACTAAAGAACGTCTTCACTCGAAAATGGAAGATATCCAGAAATGACTATGTTATTCCTATACAAATTGGTTTATATTGGCTTAATGGTGAATTTTCCTATTAAGTGTGATGGTGCTACCATGTGCAACATGCGCTGATTGAGTGTGTGGTCTCGTTGATAGCAAATTCTCTTATTATATTTTCAGGACGGGCGCATTGACTACAATGAGTTTGTTGCTATGATGCAAAAGGGAAATCCAGTGCTAGGTGGTGGCAAGAAAGGTCTAGAGCATAGTTTCAGCATTGGATTCAGAGAAGCAGTAAAACTATAGAGAGCCTTGAAGAGGAATTTTTTTCTTCCTTAGTGTTTGTCTATTATTTTCTTGTGGAAATTTTTCTGTTACTAGGAGTGTATAGTAATTAGCTAG
Proteins encoded:
- the LOC104210403 gene encoding calcium-dependent protein kinase 1-like; translated protein: MGNTCVGPSISKNGIFQSVSAAMWRSRSPDDTASTTNGESARIETPISVKEPDSPLPVQEPPEQMTMPKSEKKEEEKEQPKKPKKPAEMKRVSSAGLRTDSVLQKKTGNLKEFFSIGKKLGQGQFGTTFKCVEKATGKEYACKSIAKRKLLTDDDVEDVRREVQIMHHLAGHPHVISIKGAYEDAVAVHVVMEFCAGGELFDRIIQRGHYTERKAAELTRTIVGVVEACHSLGVMHRDLKPENFLFVDQKEDSLLKAIDFGLSIFFKPGDRFTDVVGSPYYVAPEVLRKRYGPEADVWSAGVIIYILLSGVPPFWAENEQGIFEQVLHGDLDFTSDPWPSISEDAKDLMRRMLVRDPRRRLTAHEVLCHPWVQVDGVAPDKPLDSAVLSRMKQFSAMNKLKKMALRVIAESLSEEEIAGLKEMFKMIDTDNSGQITFEELKDGLKRFGSNLKESEIYDLMQAADVDNSGTIDYGEFIAATLHMNKIERQDHLFAAFCYFDKDGSGYITADELQQACEEFGIGDVRMEEMIREADQDNDGRIDYNEFVAMMQKGNPVLGGGKKGLEHSFSIGFREAVKL